One Microbacterium esteraromaticum genomic window carries:
- the nrdH gene encoding glutaredoxin-like protein NrdH, whose protein sequence is MSITVYTKPSCVQCNATYRALDAKGIEYEIHDLSEDASALEQVKALGYMQAPVVVTDEDHWSGFRPDKIDELAARLA, encoded by the coding sequence ATGTCGATCACGGTCTACACCAAGCCTTCCTGCGTGCAGTGCAACGCGACCTACCGCGCCCTCGACGCCAAGGGCATCGAGTACGAGATCCACGACCTGTCGGAAGACGCCTCGGCGCTCGAGCAGGTCAAGGCGCTCGGCTACATGCAGGCGCCCGTCGTCGTCACCGACGAGGACCACTGGTCGGGCTTCCGTCCCGACAAGATCGACGAGCTCGCAGCCCGTCTCGCCTGA
- a CDS encoding flavin reductase family protein, producing MQRTRDVDLPVLYFGTPVALITTINPDGSSNISPISSAWSLGDRYMLGLGSEGQACANLQRVGELVINLPSADLAPAVEAIAPTTGRTPVPEDKKASYRHEPDKWSLGGFTPVGSQDVLPPRIGECPVQIEARVAQLIEIDGGSAVAVEAEVRRVHAHESILRSQGPDRVDTEKWEPLYYSFRHYFAQGPRVGTNFRASLLDEPATVA from the coding sequence ATGCAAAGAACCAGGGACGTCGATCTGCCGGTGCTGTACTTCGGGACTCCTGTCGCATTGATCACGACGATCAATCCTGACGGGTCGTCGAACATCAGCCCGATCTCCTCAGCATGGTCGTTGGGCGACCGCTACATGCTCGGACTGGGCTCGGAAGGTCAGGCGTGCGCGAACCTGCAGCGCGTCGGCGAACTGGTCATCAACCTCCCGTCCGCCGATCTGGCGCCCGCTGTCGAGGCGATCGCACCGACCACCGGCCGCACCCCGGTACCCGAAGACAAGAAGGCCAGCTACCGTCATGAGCCCGACAAGTGGAGCCTGGGCGGCTTCACACCCGTCGGCTCACAGGACGTCCTTCCGCCTCGAATCGGCGAGTGCCCCGTGCAGATCGAGGCGCGCGTCGCGCAGCTCATCGAGATCGACGGCGGCAGCGCGGTCGCAGTCGAAGCTGAAGTCCGTCGTGTCCACGCGCACGAGAGCATCCTGAGAAGTCAGGGGCCTGATCGTGTCGACACTGAGAAATGGGAGCCGCTGTACTACAGCTTCCGTCACTACTTCGCTCAGGGCCCTCGCGTCGGCACGAACTTTCGGGCCTCCCTGCTCGATGAGCCCGCAACCGTCGCGTGA
- a CDS encoding aldo/keto reductase codes for MKTVPFGTRNAPAVIAGMMRIPDKTDAEVRELYDTARSAGIDFFDHADIYGGAMHVCEDRFASALQLSAAEREEIVLQTKCGIVPSQQMFDFSYEHIMTQVDGSLAALRTDYIDVLLLHRPDALVEPDEVARAFDELEAAGKVRAFGVSNHTPRQIDLLRTAVTQPLVANQLQLSITHSPVIAQGMAMNMAGEEQSVVRDGGGIVEYCRINAITVQAWSPFQAGFFDGVFLGNPKHSELNAVIDRLATKYRVTPTAIATAWITRHPARMQVVLGTTTPQRVIDAAAGADVELTRSEWYELFRTGGHIVP; via the coding sequence ATGAAGACAGTGCCGTTCGGAACCCGCAACGCGCCCGCGGTGATCGCCGGAATGATGCGCATCCCCGACAAGACGGATGCAGAGGTCCGCGAGCTGTACGACACCGCCCGCTCGGCGGGGATCGACTTCTTCGATCACGCCGACATCTACGGCGGCGCCATGCACGTCTGCGAGGATCGCTTCGCCTCGGCCCTGCAGCTCAGCGCGGCGGAGCGGGAGGAGATCGTGCTGCAGACCAAGTGCGGCATCGTTCCGTCGCAGCAGATGTTCGACTTCTCGTACGAGCACATCATGACCCAGGTGGATGGGTCGCTGGCGGCTCTGCGCACCGACTACATCGACGTGCTGCTGCTGCACCGCCCTGATGCCCTGGTCGAGCCCGACGAGGTCGCCAGGGCCTTCGACGAACTCGAGGCCGCGGGGAAGGTGCGCGCGTTCGGTGTGTCGAACCACACGCCGCGGCAGATCGATCTGCTGCGGACGGCGGTCACGCAGCCCCTCGTCGCGAACCAGCTGCAGCTGTCGATCACCCACTCTCCGGTCATCGCCCAGGGGATGGCGATGAACATGGCAGGGGAGGAGCAGAGCGTCGTCCGCGACGGCGGCGGCATCGTCGAGTACTGCCGCATCAACGCGATCACCGTTCAGGCGTGGTCGCCCTTCCAAGCGGGATTCTTCGACGGGGTCTTCCTGGGAAACCCGAAGCACTCCGAGCTGAATGCGGTCATCGACCGGCTCGCGACGAAGTACCGCGTGACGCCGACGGCGATCGCCACGGCGTGGATCACCCGCCACCCGGCGCGGATGCAGGTTGTGCTCGGAACGACCACCCCGCAGCGCGTGATCGACGCGGCGGCGGGCGCCGACGTCGAGCTGACCCGATCCGAGTGGTACGAGCTGTTCCGCACAGGCGGGCACATCGTCCCCTGA
- the nrdF gene encoding class 1b ribonucleoside-diphosphate reductase subunit beta codes for MTPSPKLTLIDHVQAINWNRIEDEKDLEVWNRLVNNFWLPEKVPLSNDVQSWNTLTADEQLLTMRVFTGLTLLDTIQGTVGAVSLIPDAITPHEEAVYTNIAFMESVHAKSYSSIFSTLCSTKEIDEAFRWSVENQNLQKKAQIIVDYYRGDDPLKRKVASTLLESFLFYSGFYLPIYWSSKAKLTNTADLIRLIIRDEAVHGYYIGYKFQKGLENETEERRQELKDYTFNLLFELYENEVQYTQDLYDGVGLTEDVKKFLHYNANKALMNLGYEPMFPSTVTNVNPAILSALSPNADENHDFFSGSGSSYVIGKAEATEDDDWDF; via the coding sequence TTGACTCCCTCACCGAAGCTCACGCTGATCGACCACGTGCAGGCGATCAACTGGAACCGCATCGAGGACGAGAAGGATCTCGAGGTCTGGAACCGCCTCGTGAACAACTTCTGGTTGCCCGAGAAGGTGCCGCTGTCCAACGACGTGCAGTCGTGGAACACGCTCACCGCCGACGAGCAGCTGCTCACGATGCGCGTGTTCACCGGTCTCACCCTGCTCGACACGATCCAGGGCACCGTAGGCGCCGTGTCGCTCATCCCCGATGCGATCACCCCGCACGAGGAGGCGGTGTACACCAACATCGCGTTCATGGAGTCGGTGCACGCCAAGAGCTATTCGTCGATCTTCTCCACCCTGTGCTCGACGAAGGAGATCGACGAGGCGTTCCGCTGGTCGGTCGAGAACCAGAATCTGCAGAAGAAGGCGCAGATCATCGTCGACTACTACCGTGGCGACGACCCGCTCAAGCGCAAGGTCGCCTCGACGCTGCTGGAGTCGTTCCTGTTCTACTCGGGCTTCTACCTGCCGATCTACTGGTCGTCGAAGGCGAAGCTGACGAACACGGCCGACCTCATCCGCCTCATCATCCGCGACGAGGCCGTGCACGGGTACTACATCGGCTACAAGTTCCAGAAGGGCCTCGAGAACGAGACCGAGGAGCGCCGCCAGGAGTTGAAGGACTACACCTTCAACCTGCTGTTCGAGCTCTACGAGAACGAGGTGCAGTACACGCAGGACCTCTACGACGGCGTCGGCCTGACCGAGGACGTCAAGAAGTTCCTGCACTACAACGCCAACAAGGCGCTGATGAACCTCGGCTACGAGCCGATGTTCCCCTCCACGGTCACCAACGTGAACCCCGCGATCCTCTCGGCCCTGTCGCCGAACGCCGACGAGAACCACGACTTCTTCTCGGGGTCCGGCTCGTCGTACGTGATCGGCAAGGCCGAGGCCACCGAGGACGACGACTGGGACTTCTGA
- a CDS encoding VOC family protein: MDWKIELIFVPVTDVDRAKDFYVKVGFNADHDQQVNDELRFVQMTPPGSACSIAFGTGLGIDLQPGQQNTIQVVVPDADEALAHLRSVGVDASGVDDLAWGRFVTFDDPDGNTWTLQQLPDYGAQG, from the coding sequence ATGGACTGGAAGATCGAGCTCATCTTCGTGCCGGTGACCGATGTCGACCGAGCCAAGGACTTCTACGTGAAGGTCGGGTTCAACGCCGATCACGATCAGCAGGTGAACGACGAGCTGCGCTTCGTGCAGATGACCCCGCCGGGATCGGCGTGCTCGATCGCGTTCGGCACCGGCCTGGGAATCGATCTGCAGCCTGGGCAGCAGAACACGATCCAGGTCGTGGTGCCCGATGCGGATGAGGCGCTCGCTCACCTGCGGTCGGTCGGTGTCGACGCCAGCGGTGTCGACGATCTCGCATGGGGGCGCTTCGTCACCTTCGACGACCCCGACGGCAACACCTGGACTCTGCAGCAGCTGCCCGATTACGGCGCACAGGGCTGA
- the nrdI gene encoding class Ib ribonucleoside-diphosphate reductase assembly flavoprotein NrdI, producing MSAVATAVPLLVYFSSVSGNTARFIEKLGLPARRIPLHRSEEPLVIDEPFVLVTPTYGGGQGRGEEKGAVPKQVIRFLNDEHNRRHIRGVISAGNTNFGEAFCLAGEIISRKCKVPHLYRFEVFGTQDDVDRVSDGLERWWKRQ from the coding sequence ATGAGCGCTGTCGCGACCGCGGTGCCGCTCCTGGTCTACTTCTCGAGCGTGTCGGGCAACACCGCGCGATTCATCGAGAAGCTCGGACTGCCGGCCCGCCGCATCCCCCTGCACCGCAGCGAGGAGCCGCTCGTCATCGACGAGCCGTTCGTCCTCGTCACCCCTACCTACGGGGGCGGGCAGGGGCGCGGCGAGGAGAAGGGCGCAGTCCCCAAGCAGGTCATCCGGTTCCTCAACGATGAGCACAACCGGCGCCACATCCGCGGGGTCATCTCCGCAGGCAACACCAACTTCGGCGAGGCGTTCTGCCTCGCCGGCGAGATCATCAGCCGTAAGTGCAAGGTGCCGCACTTGTATCGGTTCGAAGTATTCGGCACACAGGACGACGTCGATCGCGTGAGCGACGGATTGGAACGATGGTGGAAGCGACAGTGA
- the pgi gene encoding glucose-6-phosphate isomerase yields MSAPIDPTSTSAWAELSAISDSFSPDLRAWFDEDPTRVERLSLPLADLHVDLSKNLVTDEIVASLVRLAEQTGVAERYEAMLDGAHINTTEDRAVLHTALRRPEGATPALVVDGQDVDADVQAVLTSLSAFADRVRSGDWRGVTGKKVTHVVNIGIGGSDLGPVMVYEALKPYADAGIEARFVSNIDPTDIAQKTTDLDPETTLFIVASKTFTTLETLTNARLARDWLWAGLSASGAMEDDDASRKGAVAHHFVAVSTALDKVEAFGIDPKNAFGFWDWVGGRYSVDSAIGLSLAIVFRPAAFRELLAGFHAVDEHVRTTPLAQNVPVLMGLLNVWYVNFLGAQSHAVLPYAQQLSRFAAYLQQLTMESNGKSVRWDGSPVTTDTGEVFWGEPGTNGQHAFYQLIHQGTRLIPADFIAFVNPAYPLADDGRDVHGLFLANFLAQTKALAFGKTAEEVEAEGTTGALVAARTFPGNRPTTSIFAPSLTPGVLGQLIALYEHITFTQGVIWGINSFDQWGVELGKQLALQIAPAIEGDTDALAAQDPSTKALLAYYQANRKR; encoded by the coding sequence ATGAGCGCACCGATCGATCCCACGTCCACATCCGCCTGGGCTGAGCTGTCGGCCATAAGCGACTCGTTCTCACCCGACCTGCGTGCATGGTTCGACGAGGATCCGACTCGCGTCGAGCGCCTGTCGCTGCCCCTCGCCGATCTGCACGTCGACCTGTCGAAGAACCTGGTCACCGATGAGATCGTCGCTTCCCTCGTGCGCCTGGCCGAGCAGACCGGCGTCGCCGAGCGCTACGAGGCGATGCTCGACGGCGCGCACATCAACACGACAGAGGATCGCGCCGTGCTGCACACCGCGCTGCGCCGCCCTGAGGGCGCGACGCCTGCGCTCGTCGTCGACGGCCAGGACGTGGATGCCGATGTGCAGGCTGTGCTGACGTCGCTGTCGGCGTTCGCCGACCGGGTGCGCTCAGGCGACTGGCGCGGCGTGACCGGCAAGAAGGTCACCCACGTCGTGAACATCGGCATCGGCGGATCGGATCTCGGACCGGTGATGGTCTACGAGGCGCTGAAGCCGTACGCCGACGCCGGGATCGAGGCGCGCTTCGTGTCGAACATCGACCCGACCGACATCGCGCAGAAGACCACGGACCTCGACCCCGAGACGACGCTGTTCATCGTCGCTTCGAAGACCTTCACCACTCTCGAGACCCTGACCAATGCGCGCCTCGCACGCGACTGGCTGTGGGCCGGTCTCTCGGCATCCGGTGCGATGGAAGACGACGACGCGAGCCGCAAGGGTGCCGTCGCGCACCATTTCGTCGCGGTATCGACCGCCCTCGACAAGGTCGAGGCCTTCGGCATCGATCCGAAGAACGCGTTCGGCTTCTGGGACTGGGTCGGGGGTCGCTACTCGGTCGACTCGGCGATCGGGCTGTCGCTCGCGATCGTCTTCCGGCCGGCTGCATTCCGTGAGCTGCTCGCAGGCTTCCACGCCGTCGACGAGCACGTGCGCACCACACCGCTCGCGCAGAACGTGCCCGTGCTCATGGGGCTCCTCAACGTCTGGTATGTGAACTTCCTCGGGGCGCAGTCGCACGCCGTGCTGCCGTACGCCCAGCAGCTCAGCCGGTTCGCCGCTTACCTGCAGCAGCTGACCATGGAGTCCAACGGCAAGTCGGTGCGCTGGGACGGCTCGCCCGTCACGACCGACACCGGCGAGGTGTTCTGGGGCGAGCCCGGCACCAACGGCCAGCACGCCTTCTATCAGCTGATCCACCAGGGCACGCGTCTCATCCCCGCAGACTTCATCGCCTTCGTGAATCCGGCGTACCCGCTCGCCGACGACGGCCGCGACGTGCACGGCCTGTTCCTGGCGAACTTCCTCGCGCAGACCAAGGCGCTCGCGTTCGGCAAGACGGCAGAGGAGGTCGAGGCCGAGGGCACCACCGGAGCGCTGGTCGCCGCACGCACGTTCCCCGGGAACCGCCCGACGACGTCGATCTTCGCACCGTCGCTGACCCCGGGCGTACTCGGCCAGCTCATCGCCCTGTACGAGCACATCACGTTCACGCAGGGCGTGATCTGGGGCATCAACTCCTTCGACCAGTGGGGTGTCGAGCTGGGCAAGCAGCTCGCCCTGCAGATCGCCCCGGCGATCGAGGGAGATACGGATGCCCTGGCCGCGCAGGACCCCTCGACCAAGGCCCTGCTCGCGTACTACCAGGCGAACCGGAAGCGCTGA
- a CDS encoding sulfurtransferase: MHPLISADELRAGLAETLVLDARWSLGRTDGREQYLAGHIPGAVFLDVTRDLSRHGEPHEGRHPLPDDAALAAAARRWGVRRDVPVVVYDDDRMLPASRAWWALRRAGLDVRVLDGGWRAWLAAGGEVETGETTVPEGDVVLGSPGDSGIIDTRSAGTWPDAGVLLDARAAERYRGETEPYDPIAGHIPGAKNLPIARVLTEDGRFRSAADIAAAFDAVGAEEGTAIAAYCGSGITAAQLALAGTLVGRDVTVYPGSWSAWSNTPGRPVATGAE; encoded by the coding sequence ATGCACCCGCTGATCTCCGCCGACGAGCTGCGCGCCGGCCTCGCCGAGACGCTCGTCCTCGACGCCCGCTGGTCGCTCGGCCGCACCGACGGGCGCGAGCAGTACCTCGCCGGTCACATCCCCGGTGCCGTCTTCCTCGACGTCACACGCGACCTCAGTCGCCACGGTGAGCCGCACGAGGGCCGGCACCCGCTACCCGACGACGCGGCGCTCGCCGCGGCCGCGCGCCGATGGGGAGTGCGCCGAGACGTGCCGGTCGTGGTCTACGACGACGACCGGATGCTTCCCGCGTCTCGCGCCTGGTGGGCGCTGCGCCGCGCCGGTCTCGACGTGCGGGTGCTCGACGGCGGATGGCGCGCCTGGCTCGCCGCGGGCGGCGAGGTCGAGACCGGCGAGACGACGGTGCCGGAAGGCGATGTGGTGCTCGGCTCGCCGGGCGACAGCGGCATCATCGACACGCGCTCGGCCGGCACGTGGCCGGATGCCGGTGTGCTGCTCGACGCAAGGGCGGCGGAGCGCTATCGCGGAGAGACCGAGCCGTACGATCCGATCGCGGGGCACATCCCCGGCGCGAAGAACCTGCCCATCGCCCGAGTGCTCACCGAGGACGGACGGTTCCGCTCTGCAGCCGACATCGCGGCGGCCTTCGACGCCGTCGGGGCGGAGGAGGGCACGGCGATCGCCGCGTACTGCGGGTCGGGCATCACCGCCGCGCAGCTCGCCCTCGCCGGCACGCTGGTCGGCCGCGACGTGACGGTGTACCCGGGGTCGTGGAGCGCCTGGTCGAACACACCTGGGCGCCCCGTCGCCACCGGCGCGGAGTGA
- the nrdE gene encoding class 1b ribonucleoside-diphosphate reductase subunit alpha — protein sequence MVEATVTDAVEFKVNPAYEGLDYHALNAMLNLYDANGKIQFDADKRAAREYFLQHVNQNTVFFHSLKERLDYLVEKEYYEGAVIEQYSFDFVQKLNDLAYSKKFRFETFLGAFKYYTSYTLKTFDGKRYLERFEDRVVMTALALAEGDEQVAIDLVEEIISGRFQPATPTFLNAGKAQRGELVSCFLLRIEDNMESIARGINSSLQLSKRGGGVALLLSNIRESGAPIKQIENQSSGIIPVMKLLEDSFSYANQLGARQGAGAVYLNAHHPDIMRFLDTKRENADEKIRIKTLSLGVVVPDITFELAKKGEDMYLFSPYDVERVYGVPFGDISVTEKYHEMVDDSRIKKTKINAREFFQTLAEIQFESGYPYIMFEDTVNKANPIKGRINMSNLCSEILQVNTPTSYNDDLSYDQIGKDISCNLGSMNIALAMDADDLGKTVETAIRALTAVSTQSHITSVRSIEDGNDRSHAIGLGQMNLHGYLARERVFYGSEEGIDFTNIYFYTVLFHALKASNTLAIERGETFDGFEDSTYASGEFFDKYIDQAWVPATDKVKELFAGKFIPAQQDWIELRDSIQKHGIFNQNLQAVPPTGSISYINNSTSSIHPIASKVEIRKEGKLGRVYYPAPFMTNDNLEYYQDAYEIGYEKVIDTYAAATQHVDQGLSLTLFFKDTATTRDINKAQIYAWRKGIKTIYYIRLRQLALEGTDMTECVSCML from the coding sequence ATGGTGGAAGCGACAGTGACAGACGCAGTCGAGTTCAAGGTGAACCCCGCGTACGAGGGGCTCGACTATCACGCCCTCAACGCGATGCTCAACCTGTACGACGCGAACGGCAAGATCCAGTTCGACGCCGACAAGCGGGCCGCACGCGAGTACTTCCTGCAGCACGTCAACCAGAACACGGTGTTCTTCCACTCGCTCAAGGAGCGCCTGGACTACCTCGTCGAGAAGGAGTACTACGAGGGCGCCGTCATCGAGCAGTACTCGTTCGACTTCGTGCAGAAGCTCAACGACCTCGCGTACTCGAAGAAGTTCCGCTTCGAGACCTTCCTCGGCGCGTTCAAGTACTACACCAGCTACACGCTGAAGACCTTCGACGGCAAGCGCTACCTCGAGCGCTTCGAGGACCGCGTCGTCATGACCGCGCTCGCGCTCGCCGAGGGCGATGAGCAGGTCGCGATCGACCTCGTCGAGGAGATCATCTCGGGCCGCTTCCAGCCGGCCACCCCGACCTTCCTCAACGCGGGCAAGGCGCAGCGCGGCGAGCTCGTCAGCTGCTTCCTGCTGCGCATCGAAGACAACATGGAGTCGATCGCCCGCGGCATCAACTCGTCGCTGCAGCTGTCGAAGCGCGGCGGCGGCGTCGCCCTGCTGCTCTCGAACATCCGCGAGTCCGGAGCGCCGATCAAGCAGATCGAGAACCAGTCGTCGGGCATCATCCCCGTGATGAAGCTGCTCGAAGACAGCTTCAGCTACGCCAACCAGCTGGGCGCGCGTCAGGGCGCAGGTGCCGTGTACCTCAACGCGCACCACCCCGACATCATGCGCTTCCTCGACACCAAGCGCGAGAACGCCGACGAGAAGATCCGCATCAAGACCCTCTCGCTGGGCGTCGTCGTCCCCGACATCACCTTCGAGCTCGCCAAGAAGGGCGAGGACATGTACCTGTTCTCGCCGTACGACGTCGAGCGCGTCTACGGCGTGCCCTTCGGCGACATCTCGGTGACCGAGAAGTACCACGAGATGGTCGACGACTCGCGCATCAAGAAGACGAAGATCAACGCGCGCGAGTTCTTCCAGACCCTCGCCGAGATCCAGTTCGAGTCGGGCTACCCGTACATCATGTTCGAGGACACGGTGAACAAGGCGAACCCGATCAAGGGCCGCATCAACATGTCGAACCTGTGCAGCGAGATCCTGCAGGTGAACACCCCGACCTCGTACAACGACGACCTGTCGTACGACCAGATCGGCAAGGACATCTCGTGCAACCTCGGCTCGATGAACATCGCCCTGGCGATGGATGCCGATGACCTGGGCAAGACCGTCGAGACCGCGATCCGCGCGCTGACCGCCGTCAGCACCCAGAGCCACATCACCTCGGTGCGCTCGATCGAAGACGGCAACGACCGCTCGCACGCCATCGGCCTCGGCCAGATGAACCTGCACGGCTACCTGGCCCGCGAGCGCGTCTTCTACGGCTCCGAAGAGGGCATCGACTTCACGAACATCTACTTCTACACCGTGCTGTTCCACGCGCTGAAGGCGTCGAACACGCTCGCCATCGAGCGCGGCGAGACCTTCGACGGCTTCGAGGACTCGACGTACGCGTCGGGTGAGTTCTTCGACAAGTACATCGACCAGGCCTGGGTGCCCGCGACCGACAAGGTCAAGGAGCTCTTCGCCGGCAAGTTCATCCCTGCGCAGCAGGACTGGATCGAGCTGCGCGACAGCATCCAGAAGCACGGCATCTTCAACCAGAACCTGCAGGCGGTGCCGCCCACCGGATCGATCTCGTACATCAACAACTCGACGTCATCGATCCACCCGATCGCGTCGAAGGTCGAGATCCGCAAGGAGGGCAAGCTCGGCCGCGTGTACTACCCGGCGCCGTTCATGACGAACGACAACCTGGAGTACTACCAGGACGCGTACGAGATCGGCTACGAGAAGGTCATCGACACGTACGCCGCGGCCACGCAGCACGTCGACCAGGGACTGTCGCTGACGCTGTTCTTCAAGGACACCGCAACCACCCGCGACATCAACAAGGCGCAGATCTACGCATGGCGCAAGGGCATCAAGACGATCTACTACATCCGTCTGCGTCAGCTCGCCCTCGAGGGCACCGACATGACCGAGTGCGTCAGCTGCATGCTGTGA
- a CDS encoding flavodoxin family protein, whose protein sequence is MDDTLSALLINCTLKPSPAGSSTHVLGEQVLNALAEHGVAADRIRAVDHDIRPGVQTDMGHGDEWPDLRARVLAADILVFATPTWLGQHSSVAQRVLERLDAELSETDDAGRPILFDKVALAVVVGNEDGAHHIAAIVFQSLNDVGFTIPAQGSIYWNGEAMQKTDYKDLPETPEKVAQSITTAAANAAHLARMLKGTGYPQV, encoded by the coding sequence ATGGATGACACGCTCAGCGCCCTTCTGATCAACTGCACCCTCAAGCCGTCGCCGGCCGGATCGAGCACCCATGTGCTGGGAGAGCAGGTGCTGAACGCCCTTGCCGAGCACGGGGTGGCGGCCGACCGCATCCGAGCGGTCGACCACGACATCCGCCCCGGCGTGCAGACCGACATGGGGCATGGCGATGAGTGGCCCGACCTGCGCGCACGAGTGCTCGCAGCCGACATCCTCGTGTTCGCGACGCCGACATGGCTCGGTCAGCACTCCAGCGTCGCCCAGAGGGTGCTCGAGCGGCTGGATGCCGAGCTCAGCGAGACCGACGATGCGGGTCGGCCGATCCTCTTCGACAAGGTCGCGCTGGCCGTCGTCGTCGGCAACGAGGACGGCGCCCATCACATCGCGGCGATCGTGTTCCAGTCGCTGAACGACGTGGGCTTCACGATCCCCGCACAGGGGTCGATCTACTGGAACGGCGAGGCGATGCAGAAGACCGACTACAAGGATCTTCCCGAGACGCCCGAGAAGGTCGCGCAGTCCATCACGACCGCAGCGGCCAACGCCGCTCACCTTGCCCGGATGCTGAAAGGCACCGGATACCCGCAGGTCTGA
- a CDS encoding fatty acid desaturase family protein: MITSTPLDIDVDPGAATLGPIRQTYSGTAEFPPMAHAYKQVSQVVRETGLLRRASWFYIIVAAGIAVAFAGCVAGFILLGDSWLQLLIAAALGIIFTQVAFLAHEAAHRQILDGGPANFRLARVLAGIVGMSYAWWDSKHTKHHGNPNRVGKDPDIEVDTISFLDEDAARSRGFIRIITRRQGWLFFPLLTLEGLNLHYLSLKHLVSQRAVKGRWTELGIIALRSAIVFVPVFLLLPLGMAFAFAGVMLAVFGVYMGASFAPNHKGMPIIHPDAKLDFFSKQVRTSRNISGGWWATALMGGLNYQVEHHLFPNMPRPHLSKARAIVRDYCTANGVPYTETNLLRSYAIVIEYLNRVGLAARDPFDCPAAMQLRRA; encoded by the coding sequence ATCATCACTTCCACCCCCCTCGACATCGACGTCGACCCCGGCGCGGCCACCCTCGGACCGATTCGCCAGACATACTCCGGTACGGCGGAGTTCCCTCCGATGGCGCATGCCTACAAGCAGGTGTCGCAGGTCGTGCGCGAAACGGGCCTGCTGCGACGCGCTTCGTGGTTCTACATCATCGTGGCGGCCGGCATAGCCGTCGCATTCGCGGGCTGCGTCGCCGGGTTCATCCTGCTCGGCGACAGCTGGCTGCAGCTGCTGATCGCGGCGGCTCTCGGCATCATCTTCACCCAGGTCGCCTTCCTGGCGCACGAGGCGGCCCATCGGCAGATCCTCGACGGCGGACCGGCGAACTTCCGACTCGCGCGCGTCCTCGCCGGCATCGTCGGCATGAGCTACGCCTGGTGGGATTCGAAGCACACCAAGCACCACGGCAACCCGAACCGCGTGGGCAAGGACCCCGACATCGAGGTCGACACGATCTCCTTCCTCGATGAGGACGCGGCGCGCTCACGCGGCTTCATCCGCATCATCACCCGCAGGCAGGGGTGGCTGTTCTTCCCTCTGCTCACACTCGAGGGACTCAACCTGCACTACCTGAGTCTCAAGCACCTCGTGTCGCAGCGCGCGGTCAAGGGCCGCTGGACCGAGCTCGGCATCATCGCCCTGCGCTCTGCCATCGTGTTCGTGCCCGTCTTCCTGCTGCTGCCTCTCGGCATGGCGTTCGCCTTCGCCGGCGTCATGCTGGCGGTCTTCGGCGTGTACATGGGGGCGTCGTTCGCGCCGAACCACAAGGGCATGCCGATCATCCACCCGGATGCAAAGCTCGACTTCTTCTCGAAGCAGGTGCGCACCTCGCGCAACATCTCCGGCGGCTGGTGGGCCACCGCGCTGATGGGCGGGCTGAACTACCAGGTGGAGCACCACCTGTTCCCGAACATGCCGCGTCCGCACCTGTCGAAGGCCCGCGCCATCGTCCGGGACTACTGCACGGCGAACGGTGTGCCGTACACCGAGACGAACCTGCTGCGCTCGTACGCGATCGTGATCGAGTACCTCAATCGCGTCGGGCTCGCCGCGCGCGATCCGTTCGACTGCCCCGCAGCCATGCAGCTCCGCCGGGCCTGA
- a CDS encoding GNAT family N-acetyltransferase has product MPDTNSHVTLRPAHGAREYPRLVEIWRSAVRATHDFLDEADFARIEGNLASLYFPAVELIVAQREGAAVGFAGVADGNLEMLFVSDEARGMGIGSRLLAEAVKSHGVTKVDVNEQNLNGLGFYLSRGFVQIGRSELDGDGRPYPILHLALA; this is encoded by the coding sequence ATGCCCGACACCAACAGTCACGTCACCCTCAGACCTGCTCATGGGGCACGCGAATACCCCCGACTGGTCGAGATCTGGCGGAGTGCCGTTCGAGCCACGCATGACTTCCTCGACGAAGCCGACTTCGCCCGAATCGAAGGCAATCTGGCGTCCTTGTATTTCCCCGCAGTCGAACTCATAGTCGCCCAGCGGGAGGGTGCTGCCGTCGGCTTCGCCGGCGTCGCAGACGGGAACCTTGAGATGCTCTTCGTCTCTGACGAAGCCCGGGGAATGGGCATCGGCTCACGTCTGCTCGCTGAGGCGGTCAAGAGCCACGGCGTGACCAAGGTCGACGTGAATGAGCAGAATCTGAACGGTCTCGGGTTCTATCTGAGCCGTGGTTTCGTACAGATCGGGCGAAGCGAGCTCGACGGCGACGGCCGACCCTACCCGATTCTCCACCTCGCTCTCGCCTGA